The Zingiber officinale cultivar Zhangliang chromosome 2A, Zo_v1.1, whole genome shotgun sequence genomic sequence agtaaatattatctaccacaatagtttatatctgttgtaaaaagggtctaccacaacggtttatatttgttgttgaaattatctaccacaacggttttaaaatgttgtcgtatccttcataaataaattttgagcatataaacaacaacggataaaaaccgttgtcaaatgtctacaaagacaacgaattcaaaaccgttgtcgtaggacaatacattctacaacaccttCAGTTACAACGgatttttgaccctacgacaacggataatatccgttgtcgtttgcagtttttgttgtagtgttaccAACCCCAGGGGCTTAGCTCCCCAGAACGAAACAACACATTTAGCTGTACCAACCTCAAAGAGGCTAGCCGGTTGAATTTCCCCGACTCTAGGAGCTCTGCTGCCCATGACACAACATATGTCTTTCAGCCAAGAGAGACAAAGCTACTTGGTCGGGTACCCCCAATCCCAGGAGTTATCTCCCCACAACAAAAAAATACATTCCTCTCTATTGAACTCAAAGAGGCTAGCCGATCAACTTTTGCCAAGTTCCAAGACTCTGTTCCTTTCACTTTTCACCTTCTATTAATGGGTCATATGCCATGAGAGCCAAATAAGCAAATGTGGTCTGCCTCGTAGGCCCCCAAAATGTACGGATTATGTCCTATACATGTGATACATTTCACATGTATAATTGTTAGAGCATGTGCAATAGTAATCATTCTATGGCTACAGTGTATGGGTGATGTGACTATACAATACGTTCAAGATACAACGATGGAATGTTTCTTACTCCGATAAGATGTCTAATTAATGTGGGAATGATATGTTATACAAAGGGTCTCACCCCATAGGTGCAGACGTACTTTCTCTTCATGAAAACTCTGCATTCGGTTATGGTTCATCCTCCATTTCTGAACCATTTCTCTCCTCTACAGTATTAACTTGAGCGTCAGTGTGGCCCCCGACCCACTTATTGACGCTCTTTTCCCATTCTCCTCTATGTACTCACAGACACTTCTTATTCGAGGTCTTCTTCTCATTGATATTTCAACTAGCTCATCGAAACTCCAAACTTCACTGATTTTAGATGAGATGAAATACTATTTTTATTCAGCATGGATATATGAGTAATCCAAgcattgagcactggaaagggataataagagtattaaggtatttgatgtatacttgtgaatatggactgcattaTATGAGATATCTTGCTGTAACCAAAGGATATAGTGATGTGAGTTAGATATCATACATAAAATACTCTAAGGAGGCGCTTGGTTCGGATAAGGGAATGGGAAAGGATATGGGAATGATTGCAAATATTATTGAAATGGAAATAATACCCATACCCCTCATATTAGTGGGGAATGGCTCATTCCTCTATTTAGAGGAATGAATCCGTGGGTCCCACCTTCATTTCCCCAAACCAAGCACAAGTTTAGTTTCATTCCCATTCCAAACCCCCCAAACAAGCAGCCCCTAAGTTTATGAATGGATATATATTCACTCTTAGAGGTACAGTAATTTCTTGAAAATCTTTTAAGCAAATTGAAATAATCATATCCATGATGAAATCTTTGAATAACTAAGAAAATTCTTAGAAGGTGTTCCAACATGGACAAAATGGATGCCATCAATTTTCTTACATTATGATAGTGAATCGGTAATTAGCCAGATATAGAGTCATCTATATAATAGTAAGTCTAAACATATATgtcgtagacataatatcattagacaactactctcataAGAGTTATTactattgactatgtgaagtAAAAGGATAATCTGTAGATCTATTAACCAAAggttaaacagagagttagttgcaagctcaccGAGAGAGATGAGCTTGATGTCGATGGGAACTGTTGgtgcaaaggaaacccaacctATGCAGTCTGGatatcccaagaactaggttcaaaggaacaacCTAATTGTATCGACAAAATTGCTTACTGTGGAGGAATGACCTAATGAATCAATGAAGGATGGAGGTTGAGCACACAACTTTTAATAATCTAAGTAGAGTACTGTGGAATACTCTTAAAAGATCACCTATATGAGAAAGAAGTGAGACCGCTTCGAAAAAAATTGGATGCATAATTCTTAAAACTTCTCATAGAATGAGGTGTATTCATGACCAAAAATGAATACACTCATGAGAAATGAGTTATATCAGGAAGAGTCTTAagtgagatatgtcaatgcttacacagATGACAGAACAGTTCAAGGACATTGTGTCTACTGTCAGCTAGTAAGTAaatagatcttcacaagggaagatttaaagggtaaaacctacctatcctatactcgactcaactgttgaatgatATTACATACCCTATTTCCATttatgtgggagattgttagaaatgtgaatggaaaagaGATGGAAAGAAAGAGGAAAgaagttctattgtaaatgggaCTTTAATCTCACATTGGGAGTTTGAAATcatattggttgatttatattgattcacatgcattgatggtGTGAACAAATGCATGTGGAGAGGCTCTCTTTCATGCGTGGATGCGCAGAgaagggggggtgcaaatctagggcacaaatTGCACTGAACCAAATTGACTAGTGTGCAAGCATGACCTGTGTGCGCTGAATGTTGGGCCAGTTAGGACAAAAATTTGCCTAAGAGAATGAACCTTTTGCTACAAAAATCATGAACCAATATTTTGCCACATAAATCATTTTGCTACTTATTTAAGTGTGTAACTGATGCATTAAATTGAAGGTTAACACAGAATTTGTAAACGATCAAATGAAACATTGTCATTTCAAAGCTTGACAAGTAATGAAGCATTTCCCATTGATCTGAGCTTCTATATAAGAAGGTTGCGACCACTGGTAAAGTACACACAAAAAAACTCTCCACCAACGTCTCCCCTTCCTCTTCTCTGTCGTGTATCTTTTACTCGACGGTGTACCCATAATAGCAGTCGGGTACCTCTCAGTTGCCATGACCATCAGTGCTTGGTATGTATCACAATTAACCGTTATATCCTAGAAAATAGACGACCCGAGAAAATCTCAAAGCACAGTCGGAGCTGGGATGAATTTGTTTCAAGAAAACTGTCTCCATCGAAGGCCTCGGTGTGCTTGTTCGTTCTACCTCTAGGTTGCTTTGTCGCTAGGCAGCTCTGCCTCTAGGCCGCTCTACCTCTTGGCTGCTCAGCCTCTCTACCACTTGGCCGCTCTATCTCTCTGCGCTCTACGCTCTACACTCGGCTATTGTGCCCCGCTCTGCTGCTCGGTCGTTCTGTCGCTCAACCACTCTGTCACTCGCCCACTCTGCCGCTCAACTGCCTTGTCACTCGACGGCTCTACACTCAGCCGCACAGCCACTCTGCACTCGGCTACTCTGCACTTGACCACTCTGCGCTCTGCACTCGACCGTTCTGCATTCGGCTGTTCTACACTCAGCCGTTCTGCACTCAGCTACTCTGCACTCGGCCGCTCTACACTCTGGCGTTCTGCACTCGATCGCTCTGCACTTAGCCGCTCTACACTCTGTGCTATGCACTCAGCTACTCTGCACTCTACACTCAACCGCTCTACAGTCTACACTCAACCGCTCTACAGTCTGCACTCAGCACTTGGTAGAAACCAGTCTACACTGGCAATCTatgattatctgctcaggtcatcttgatagataagttgaatttgatttGGTGTAATTTTAATTCAGCTAATTCTCCAAAATTTCCTGCAGATTGTCGAACATTCCCAACCCCAACGGCTCAGCTCCCCATAATAGAACAACACATTCCCTCTGCCGACCTTAGAGAGGCTAGCCGATTGGATTTCTTCGACTCTAGAAGTTAACGTTGTACTCCCCACGACACAACATATGCCTCTCGTCCAAGTGCAACAAAGCTAGTCGGTCAGGTATGCCCAACCCCAAGGGCTTAGCTCCCCACAACAAAACAATACATTCCTCTCAGCCAAACTCAGAGAGTCTAGTTGATCGACTTTTGCCAAGTTCCAGGACTCCATTCCTTTCCCTTTTTACCTTCTCTCGATGGGCTCTGGGCCTTGAGAGCCCAATAAGTGAGCAGGGCTTGCCTCGTATGCCCCCATAATGTACGGATTGTGTCCCCATACATATTACACGTATAATTGTCAGAGCATGTGCAATAGTAGTCATTCTATGACTATAACTTATGGGTGATGTGGTTGTACAATATGTTCATGATACAACGGTGGGATATTTCTCATTCTGAAAATGGTCTCACCCTATAGGTATAGATATGCATTCTCTTCGTGAAAACTTTGCATTCCGTTATAGTTCATCCGCCATGTCTCTCCTTTACCACACCAACTTGAGTGTCAGTGTGGCTATGCTAGAAACCCCCGGCCCGTTTACTAATGCTCTTTTCCCATCCTCCATCCTCCTCCATGTACTCACGGACGCTTCTTGTTAGATGTCTTCTTCTCGCCGGCATTTCAACCAGCTCGTCGATGCTCCAGCCTTCGCCGATTTCAAAGGGgatcaaacattatttttattcGGCATGGATATACCAGTCAAATGCCGAATGTGCTTAGCACTGCAGAAAAGCAAGGCAGTGGGATTCTACATCTAGGTAATCCAGGAGTCGAAGGGTTTTGATAGGGTCTCAAACTCAGGCATCAGTCCATTAGAGCACATAACCAAAGCACAAAGGTGCTGGACACGTTTATAATTAAGTTCTATATATGTAAAACAAATACAACAAGTCTGACCCACCCTACTCTTCTAGATAATGGGAAATAGAAAATATATGACATGAGAGTGTTTCCTCAATACAACAAGTAAACAAGAACCTGAAGAATATCAAGTGAAGAACTCTTCAAATTGTATTCTACTTTAACTAGGTTCAGATGCTAGACATAGTACCAATATCAGCCTGGGAAAACACAAAGAAGGAATAAGGGAGAAATTTTTTTCGTTATTGTTGGTTCCTTTCTCACGCTAACATCAAAAACAGTGAATATGATTATTCTGTTTCTTTAGTAGCTCCGTGGCCTACCAGCAAATATGTTTTTTTGTTTTACCTGGATTTATTTTGGGATGGCAAGtccattaaatatttattaaggAAACTTTCCTAGTTGTCTCGCATGACCTAGAGACTAAAGTTCAAGCTATTATCCTAAATGAATCTTCGCTTAGAAAGGAAAACTTTCCTAGTCGTCTCGTGTGACCTAAAGGCAAAAGTTCAACATACAAAATATGCTGGCTAAAGATtaccttttatttttttactcaTTGTACAGTAAATATGTATACAACACAcaaaataatcaaaattttatttaactaaaagctttaattttttttataatatttcttcaaaaaaaattaaattctaacactgttaaattatagaaattgtatatatatatatattttaatttacaaaCTATTTATATGCTGGATAATATAGATTATGTAAAATATTAGAACATCAAAAGTTAAGTTTTGTACTGATTAGTTAtggggtttaaaaaaaaaattattgtgaaaattttgaatttcctATTATGGCTTTACCATTTTgagttcaaattttgattttataaatttttattataaatagAGAGCATACAATAAGACCAGGAGCCTCTTTTTTTAATATACTTCTGTGATATAATATCAAATTAAAAGTATCTTTTTATAGTCGATATTATTGTTTATAATATCACAACTAAGATTAAGGTAAGAGAAATGGGaatggtttttttttaaattctttcttcAAAGAGATGAGAAATTAAAGTTGATAgattataaatttattaaaaattaaataggaGCAATGATAAATATTTTGCCTGATTCTAAAGGGATAAAATATGAAAACTTAatacttaactttttttttttatcattttaatattgAAAATGACTATTTCTCATCCGGTGAAAGGCGGCTGCAATACACCGCTCCGCTCTTCTCTATATAACGCAAATCCcaagaagaagtagaagaagaaggaggaggaggagaagaaggaggaggaggtcgACGACGGGCTTAGCAGCTCTACATGGCTGGTATTCCTTCGCTACTATTCTCTGACTTCCTTTGCTTCCTTTCGTCATTTTGATTCCTTCCTGTCCTTTTTGGATGTTTCGCAACATGCTCTGCGATTTGCTTTGTATTTTCTACCGAACGGcgctatttttattatttttgtttgctgaGATGGTGCAGTTGTTTTTTCCCCTTTCCTTTAATCGCCAATAAGATTTGTTCTTCTTTTGCTCCAAGGAAAAGCTACCTCTTTCGATTTTTTTCAATGTGATCGAGATTTTTCTAGGTTTTTTTTAAAGATGTACTTTGTAGAGTTCGATAAGGAGCCGGAGGATGCTGTTTGGTAGATTCACTGTGCTaaactagaagaagaaaaaaaagatatGATTGATCGTATCCTTTCTCATAGTGATCGAGTCAGAGAGGAGAGATAAACTACTACAACTTAAGGGAAATTTAGGCTTAATGCATCTGTTAAACATCATTTCACGAGCATTTAAAGATATGTTAACTGATGAATCAAGTATATACTTAGGCATTTTGACAAAACCATTCTGAATTTTCAGAACAGAAAAATCTTTACACATACTCTCAAATTCTCAATGAGTTGTTTATCATGCTAAATTTCAGTTTGATGGATCAACTCATATGAGTGAAAGCTTCATTCTTTCAACAAACTACTGTGCACAGTGACAACTCATACAAAGAAGAACAATGATCAAATTTAGCAAAAGATAGCACACAGAAAGGCTGTGAATTCCTTGTTATCATCATCAATCAATCTGTGTGAATCCCAATTATTTATTGTTGGCTACATGGATCTTGTCCTTCCATGTTCTTAGGGTTAGCCAATTTTGATGCTAATTGTCAAAAGCCCTAATTTCTTTCCAATCTGAATTGAGCTACGTTGGTGTTTTTTAAGTTCAAAATTCTTTAGTATAAAGTGTTATTAGGCACAATTCAGAAAAGTAGAACAATCATCGTGAAGCATTAAAGTGTTCATattcctagtttcaatcaaagtTATCTTGATGAATTATTTGATTCTTCCAGTAGATCAAGCAGAGTCAGTGTCAGGAACTACTACAACAACATCAACGATCAAAAAAAGATGGCAACGGTGGCTCCTGGTGTTCCTcaatatcttcttcctcctcaccggCCAAACGGCCGCGACCCTTCTCGGAAGATTCTACTACAACCAAGGAGGCAACAGTAAATGGATGGCCACATTCGTCCAAACTGCAGccttccctttcctcttcatCCCTCTTCTCCTTTTCCCCTCAAACCGACAACCTCCTTCCCCAGCTGCAGCAGCCACACCTCCTGCTCTTCACCTGAAGATTGTTTTAATATACCTCGGTCTGGGCATCATCATCGGCATCGATAACTTGATGTATTCTTACGGTCTTTTATATGTTCCGGTCTCGACTTACTCTCTGATTTGTGCCACTCAACTGGCCTTCAATGCCGTCTTTTCCTACTATCTGAATTCCCAGAAGTTCACTGATTATATACTGAACTCTGTCGTCCTCTTGACACTCTCCGCTGCCATACTCGGATTCAATGAAGCCGCCGAAAGCTCCGGAGGCGTTCCGAAGGGGAAGTACGTAATTGGGTTCATGCTGACATTAGGAGCGTCAGCTACGTACTCGCTCATCCTCTCCCTGATGCAGCTCTCATTTCAGAAGGTGATCCGAAAGGAGACTTTCACAGTCGTGTTGGAGATGCAGATCTACACCTCTCTCGTGGCGACCTGCGTCGCGGTCGTGGGCTTGTTCGCGAGTGGGGAGTGGAAGGGCTTGAAGGGCGAGATGGAGGGGTTTGCCAAGGGGAAGGTGTCCTACGTGATGACTCTGGTTTGGACTGGCCTCTCGTGGCAGTTGGCGTCGGTCGGCGTCGTGGGGCTAATCTTCGTGGTGTCTTCTCTCTTCTCCAACGTGATCAGCACCCTCGCGCTGCCAGTCGTGCCGGTGTTCGCTGTGATTTTCTTTCATGAGAAGATGGGCGGGATCAAGGTTGTGGCGTTGCTGCTTGCCATTTGGGGTTTTGCCTCTTACCTGTATCAGGATTACCAGGATTACGGCAAAGCTAAGAAAGCTTCGGAGCATGTTGAACATCTCTCTGGTCATCGCGGCGGCGGTGGTGACCGTGACTGCTGAAGTTCATGACTATTTTCCAATCACTATATTGTATGAATAAGTGAAGATTTTTCTTCTAGAATATAATTAAGAGACAGTGTGTTACATCACATTAAACCTCCCATAACGAAATTCAAATAGTTTAAATTTCACTGCATTGATTCGAGAGGGATGCTATTAGAGTTATGATGGTCAGAACAAATAAGACAACTACGTTAAACAAAGCTCTAGTAAAGTGCTACAAGAGCAGAGTGTACCTTATTATTACACACCGTTTCATAGATCTCTCAACCCTAATGTACCTTACTCAGAGGTTATGATCCAGCGGTAGAGGGTATTCAGATTGTTATCCAGGTGTTTTACGAATCTCTAGTTATAGTggatttataagaatttttttccaaatgagaCGCGCAATCAAAAGATGTTGAATTTTTTGACAGTCCGTCTAagcgcttcctgatttatctAGTAGTATGTGGGAAAATTTCTTAGGGTCATATTGATTATCCTAGAACTaattaattaggctaattgaatttatcatttatttatttatttttatttttattttcaatactaATGTACCACTAGTAATTAAAGCAAGGTAGTGACATAAGCACACGACTGGTTTAAGGACACCTCCAGAGAGCAGCTCTGCAGCTGCAAGTTTAACAGAGAAGTTTGGATTATCGTGGTGCTTTAAGTCTGCAACAAAAACACTGTAAGTAAAAAGTTCATTTCTTATAGTAAGAAGCAAATTTTGCAACCTAACCTGCAAATGTACGAAGAGCTGGGTGAAATCATGTATGGAAGAACAGTTTGACTGACCGATGGATATCCAACTGTTTTTCTGAACCGCATCGAAACTAATAAATCACGTacgataattttaaaatattaaatcatATATCCATTTTTATTTTATCCTTAATTAATCGACTGatgataaaaaattataaattgaattaattttttacttaaaaatcataTATCCATTTTTATTTTATCCTTAATTAATCGACTCAATATGTTAAGAGCGATGATTTTTAAACacgaatttaaattttcaaatacattcgtgttcaaaaataaatgctcttaatatattatgtcaaattaatatttgaatgcatatatataatcatgagaattagatgaacatataaaaattagttttatgtcaatctgaGGTTGTTTGATACATCGATTTTGGACAAAACTGGCTGATGGACCTAACTacctcggattgatatgaaactagtttatTTGTATTCGTCTAATTCTCCTTGttatattcatgtcctcaaatatcaatttgactaaatatattaatagtaatgattttttaaacattaatatatttaaaaaattgatttataTTCAAAAATAACTGTTTTCAATATActggatcaaattgatgtttaaaaaTTGACCGATGGACCAAACGACCTCAgattgatatgaaattagttcTAATATATTTAGTTAGTTcgcttgattatattcatgccctcaaatatcaatttgactcaatatattgaaagTAGTGATTTTTTTGAATAAGAATTATATTTTTCGAATACATTCAGGGAgcatttggttaaatgatgggaatgactatgggtatgagtttgatagtagggtggaatgaaaataggaatgaaaatgaaacccatcaagttatatgagtttggttgattcccataaatttagtaatcattcccaaaatgtcattcccaaactcacaatccaaacattatattttattatcatttcattccctcattcccaaacccatcaaccaaacaccccctcatatttaaaaaaatcattgctctcaatatattagatcaaattgacgtttgagagtacgaatataatcaggagaactagctcaataaataaaaactagtttcatatcaatccaagGATGTTTGATCTAGAATCCAATTTTTCTTAAAATCGACTTATGAACCAAATGATCTTAGATTGACATGAAATTTGCTCTTATGTGTTCGTCTATTTtttctgattatattcataccctcaaatattaatttgacataatatattaagagcgatgaatttttgaacatgaatgtgatcgaaaattttaattcatgttttaaaaaatcactgctcttaatatattatattaaattgatatttgagggcatgaatataatcaagagaattagacaaATACATATgaactaatttcatgtcaatcAAAGGATGTTTGATTTATCAGTCGATTTTGGATAAAATAggctgatggaccaaatgacctctaattaatatgaaattagcTCCTATGTGTTCAACTAAActaattctcctgattatatctatgccttcaaatatcaatttaacttaatatatGAAGAGTACCGATTTTTTGAACAAGAATAagtgtaaaaaaatttaattcatgtttgaAAAATCATCGTtcttaatatattgagttaaattgatattttagaatatgaatataattagaagaATTAGCTGAACATATAGGACTATCTTTCTGTCAATCCAAAGTCGTTTGTTCATAAACTAATTTTATcccaaattaattttaattaaaaaataaatcggttgactattttttaaaatttgatttacttaaaattttaaaataaaagaaatcgACTCGACTAATACAAATAATTAGtcgattaatttttaaataaaaaattgatttaattgatataaaaaattaatcgattgattttcaaataaaaaaataattcttctaataacaaaaattagtttttcaaacagATTCAACTTAAATTTATTATATGTGGTAAAAAGGCAATTTGCTCGTCCTCAGCGCCCTCGTCAATCCGTCTCTAGGTTAACACGGAGATGTAAATCACGGATgcctactagccattagtgcaaatgcaACTGAAAAATATTACAGATAAAATAAGAAGTGGATatataatttaatcattttaaaattattgtatataatttagtaattttaataCTTTAACTATAAGGTTCGATAAAAGTCCGATGGAGACGTCATGCTTAATGGAAGTTGTGGAGAAGGGTGAGTTTCTCATTTCTTAATTATGGTAAAAAAAAGATGAATATATTCGCTTCTAGTGTCTTCGTCAATTTATCTCAGGATCAATacagaaaagataaattttagaCGACTAATCCTCTTtagaataatgaataacatataaGAAAGTTATTAACTCAATTTTTACCGAGTTTCCCTTTTCTTAAACACTATGCACTGAATTCATTGTACGCAAGAATTGTAAAGTAAAATGAACGTAAGGTGGGAGCCTTTAAGTAATAGCAACACAAGTACATAACTATGAATCAGAAAAATGATTAACTACTGACGTCACAGCAGAGGATGTAAAGATGAATACTCGGCAGTTTAAATTCTTTTCTCTTTTCCCTACTCTCTTTCGTATCTCTGTTCGTGCCTATATAAATATTCATATCAAGTTGTTATCTTTATACATACATGTATATAAATATTCACTATCAAAAGGTCTAATATTCAAATCTCGATAAAATCAAGATAAATATCTTTCTTATATATTAGTTATTATTCTAAAAGTTATTAATCATCCCTGATTTATCTCCTTCGTATTGGTCCGAGGATGGATTGACATAAACACTGAGATAaatatattcatcttttaccatcatatatatatataaatattcagAACAAGTTGACATTAAGTCTGACATGTTAAACTCATATTAATATTCAAAATCGATTGTTTCAATTATATTTTAATATCTTTaaataagttgaaataaataataaataatactgTTAGAATTCTTTATAAATCTATAAGAACTAAAATTAATCTAATCAGACCTATTTAAGTCTATCAATAGATTTCGATCAAAATTTAATGATAGACCTAAATAAGTCCGATTAGATTCATTTAAGGTCCTATAAATTTCTGAGACGGTAAAGAATCCAACGATACTccccattatttattttgatttctctgaaagtgttaaaatgtaataaggaagGATCAACTCTAAACCTCAACATGAGTCTGATATGATTTATATTAGACCCAATGTGAGCTcgatatgattccatattaggTTTATATTGGGATTTAGATCcaattttttcttattatattttaataccttAGAAAAGTTAAAATAAGAAATAGAGGACACCGTTGAACTCCTTGCAGTCTCAGTAATTCAAAGAATCGAAAATGAGTCCAATCAAACCTGTCTAAATTCATTAATGAGTCCAATCAAACGGGTTAAGCCCCGTTGGAAGTGATCCGTTAAGATACATatatcttgactttgactgtcacatTATATTGACCTTAATTGCTACATATTCTTGATTATCAACCCCACATTACCCACATTACTTTTGGGATCACTAACAACATGTCATATCATTCGGTATCTAGCTTATATTGAAGGAGAGATTAAAATTTTTGAGCAAACTCATCCTGACCAATATCATCAATCTCACGATAAGATACagatacaaataaataaattataggaGACATTTACTTTGTATTAAAAGGTCAACCACTTAAGCGCTATTTTATCACCAGCTAAGAATTGACTATAgaatatattgaaataaatattcatGAAGATAGTAACTGTGTCAACTCGCGGGACTATagatattaaaattttgattttaaggcAAAAGATCGAATATTGTAGCCAATCAGGGAACGCATCAAACCTATGGATGAAGCAACCAATGGCGTGCCACCGCCACCATGGGCCTCCCGTGGGCGAACGATTAGAGTCGCCTCCGCGAGCAGCCGATCGTGACGCCTTGCTCGAGTGGCCATGCAGGGCCGCGTGAGGCAATCGGGCAGGGAGGCTGATGTATTTCGTGCCGTTCCTGAGACAGGCATAAGCCGAGAAGTCACGGCCGAGGGTTCCGGCCTCAACAGTGGTGATCTAGGGGTATCGTTCACCCCACCGAGAAGGCAGCGAAGATGCCACAATCCGCAGCGGCAAAGGGCGGCATGGACATGGCTTGCACAGTTGAAAGTGAAGATGTGACGAAAGAAGACGGAAGC encodes the following:
- the LOC122039777 gene encoding probable purine permease 11 isoform X1, with the translated sequence MAVDQAESVSGTTTTTSTIKKRWQRWLLVFLNIFFLLTGQTAATLLGRFYYNQGGNSKWMATFVQTAAFPFLFIPLLLFPSNRQPPSPAAAATPPALHLKIVLIYLGLGIIIGIDNLMYSYGLLYVPVSTYSLICATQLAFNAVFSYYLNSQKFTDYILNSVVLLTLSAAILGFNEAAESSGGVPKGKYVIGFMLTLGASATYSLILSLMQLSFQKVIRKETFTVVLEMQIYTSLVATCVAVVGLFASGEWKGLKGEMEGFAKGKVSYVMTLVWTGLSWQLASVGVVGLIFVVSSLFSNVISTLALPVVPVFAVIFFHEKMGGIKVVALLLAIWGFASYLYQDYQDYGKAKKASEHVEHLSGHRGGGGDRDC
- the LOC122039777 gene encoding probable purine permease 11 isoform X2, coding for MADQAESVSGTTTTTSTIKKRWQRWLLVFLNIFFLLTGQTAATLLGRFYYNQGGNSKWMATFVQTAAFPFLFIPLLLFPSNRQPPSPAAAATPPALHLKIVLIYLGLGIIIGIDNLMYSYGLLYVPVSTYSLICATQLAFNAVFSYYLNSQKFTDYILNSVVLLTLSAAILGFNEAAESSGGVPKGKYVIGFMLTLGASATYSLILSLMQLSFQKVIRKETFTVVLEMQIYTSLVATCVAVVGLFASGEWKGLKGEMEGFAKGKVSYVMTLVWTGLSWQLASVGVVGLIFVVSSLFSNVISTLALPVVPVFAVIFFHEKMGGIKVVALLLAIWGFASYLYQDYQDYGKAKKASEHVEHLSGHRGGGGDRDC